One Methanomicrobia archaeon DNA segment encodes these proteins:
- a CDS encoding 30S ribosomal protein S2 has protein sequence MAAERNKEETLIPSTDYLASGIHIGTQQKTGDMKRFIYQARPDGLYLLDIRQMDERLRRAAKFLANYDPKTILVVAAREYGHQPVRMFAEVTGAAANVERFIPGTLTNPDSAHFVEPAVLVVTDPMTDEQSLREAVSIGIPIVALCDANNSTSNIDLIIPTNNKGRKALATVYWLLAREMLRERYRRAGMEGEFTFAFTADDFEASL, from the coding sequence ATGGCAGCGGAGCGGAATAAAGAGGAGACGTTAATACCGAGCACGGATTACCTGGCCAGCGGCATTCATATCGGCACGCAGCAGAAGACCGGGGACATGAAGCGGTTCATCTACCAGGCGCGGCCGGATGGTTTGTATCTGCTGGATATCAGGCAGATGGATGAGCGGCTGCGACGTGCAGCGAAGTTTTTGGCGAATTACGACCCGAAAACGATTTTGGTGGTTGCGGCGCGCGAATACGGGCACCAGCCAGTGCGGATGTTCGCGGAGGTAACCGGCGCCGCGGCAAATGTCGAGCGGTTCATCCCGGGTACGTTGACCAATCCTGATAGCGCGCACTTCGTCGAGCCTGCCGTGCTGGTCGTGACGGACCCGATGACCGATGAGCAGTCCTTACGGGAAGCAGTGAGCATCGGTATCCCGATCGTTGCCCTCTGTGACGCGAACAATTCGACCTCGAATATCGATCTTATCATTCCGACGAACAACAAGGGCCGGAAGGCGCTTGCCACGGTTTACTGGCTGCTGGCGCGCGAGATGCTGCGCGAGCGGTACCGGCGTGCGGGCATGGAAGGCGAATTCACCTTTGCGTTTACGGCGGACGATTTTGAAGCTTCCCTGTAA
- a CDS encoding MEMO1 family protein, whose product MRKSVVAGSWYEGDADRLNRQLQGFFADLPRALHDQVLGAVVPHAGYLYSGRVAASVYARLPPADTYVLLGTNHQAIGSLIAVSAEPWETPLGVVAPDAAFIEALPRRLIAVDETAHRYEHSIELQLPFLQFCFGRSFRIVPISIGLGDEETVREIGDDLASTIAAYDKRVMIIASSDFTHYEPEKIARDKDGYVIEAITELDVPKFFKRVYERNVTACGIAPIGAMLQAVRRLGATSGIVTAYMTSGDITGERSSVVGYGGIILV is encoded by the coding sequence ATGAGAAAGTCGGTAGTAGCAGGTTCCTGGTACGAGGGAGATGCAGACCGGTTGAACCGGCAGTTGCAGGGCTTCTTCGCGGACTTGCCGCGTGCGCTGCATGATCAGGTGCTCGGCGCGGTCGTGCCCCATGCGGGCTATCTGTATTCAGGCCGAGTAGCCGCGAGTGTTTACGCACGACTGCCGCCTGCGGACACTTATGTTCTCCTCGGGACCAATCACCAGGCTATCGGCTCACTCATAGCGGTGTCTGCCGAGCCCTGGGAGACGCCTCTGGGCGTGGTCGCGCCTGATGCGGCGTTCATAGAGGCGCTGCCGAGACGGCTCATTGCTGTGGACGAGACGGCGCACCGGTATGAGCATTCCATTGAGCTTCAGCTCCCGTTCCTCCAGTTCTGCTTCGGGCGATCGTTCCGCATCGTGCCGATCAGCATCGGGCTGGGTGACGAGGAAACGGTGCGTGAGATCGGTGACGATCTCGCCAGTACAATCGCCGCATATGACAAGCGCGTGATGATCATAGCGTCATCGGATTTCACGCATTACGAGCCCGAAAAGATCGCGCGTGACAAGGACGGTTACGTGATCGAAGCGATCACGGAGCTGGACGTGCCGAAGTTCTTCAAACGGGTGTACGAGCGGAACGTGACCGCGTGCGGCATTGCGCCGATCGGTGCGATGCTACAGGCAGTCAGGCGACTCGGCGCGACGAGCGGTATCGTGACCGCGTACATGACGAGCGGAGACATCACGGGCGAGCGTTCCAGCGTCGTGGGCTACGGCGGTATTATCCTTGTCTGA
- a CDS encoding radical SAM protein, whose product MKGTQRALSWTMTRIRSTTSICPICYEPLEAKVYEAKGAVWLEKRCAEHGVFKDLVWSDYELYRAFEARDLSGAGRPGAGEPEHDAACSFACGLCTNHESQTVLGVIDVTERCNLSCPTCFAKSENDLVEPDLSPASIKAIIDTFAASTNASGLQFSGGEPTLRSDLPELIAYARTKFEHVEVNTNGLKMAASPAFCSAMESAGLSVVYLQFDGVTEAPYLSLRGRKLLEVKKQAIENHRQAGPKPAIVLVPTIVKGVNDDQIGDILRFAIANSDIVRGVNFQPISFCGRTNHRPAERITVSDIISNIAAQTDFLQQSDFYPPSVMSVLLGTLGKADVGCHFSCGAFSYLVLDTDTGTVEPLTKYVDIERLADSYRKSGRISLLSAIRTIHSGLLKDLFIDFVKSQAYDDLSNLHFKLLFVGAMHFMDPYNFDCARVRKCVIHYGLPDGRIIPFCAYNNLYRKGKIPNYKYQNTNKS is encoded by the coding sequence ATGAAAGGTACACAACGCGCATTATCGTGGACCATGACCCGCATTCGCTCCACCACGAGCATCTGCCCCATCTGCTATGAACCCCTCGAGGCAAAGGTGTACGAAGCTAAGGGCGCGGTATGGCTCGAGAAGCGCTGCGCAGAGCACGGCGTGTTCAAAGACCTCGTATGGTCAGATTACGAGCTATACCGTGCATTCGAAGCCCGGGATCTCTCAGGCGCGGGACGCCCGGGCGCAGGGGAACCAGAGCATGATGCCGCATGCTCCTTCGCCTGCGGCCTCTGCACGAACCACGAATCACAAACGGTCCTGGGCGTGATCGATGTTACGGAACGCTGCAACCTGAGCTGCCCAACCTGCTTCGCTAAGAGCGAGAACGACCTCGTGGAACCTGATCTGTCACCGGCGTCTATCAAGGCGATCATTGACACGTTCGCCGCGAGCACGAACGCTTCAGGGCTCCAGTTCAGTGGTGGCGAGCCCACGCTCAGATCAGATCTCCCGGAGCTGATCGCTTACGCACGCACGAAATTCGAGCACGTGGAGGTGAACACGAACGGGCTGAAGATGGCTGCGAGCCCCGCCTTCTGCAGCGCGATGGAGTCTGCAGGCTTGAGTGTGGTCTATCTCCAGTTCGATGGTGTGACTGAGGCGCCCTACCTGAGCTTACGGGGTCGCAAACTGCTTGAGGTCAAGAAGCAGGCGATCGAGAACCACCGGCAGGCAGGTCCGAAGCCCGCGATCGTGCTCGTGCCTACTATCGTCAAGGGCGTGAACGACGACCAGATCGGAGACATTTTACGGTTCGCCATCGCGAACAGCGACATTGTCCGCGGCGTTAATTTCCAACCAATCTCCTTCTGCGGACGGACGAATCACCGTCCAGCGGAGCGGATCACGGTCTCCGATATCATCAGCAACATCGCGGCACAGACTGATTTCCTGCAGCAGAGCGATTTCTATCCGCCGTCTGTGATGAGCGTGTTACTGGGCACGCTGGGCAAAGCCGATGTGGGCTGCCATTTCTCCTGCGGCGCATTCTCATACCTTGTGCTCGATACCGATACCGGCACGGTGGAGCCGCTTACGAAGTACGTGGATATTGAACGTCTGGCCGACTCGTACCGTAAAAGCGGCAGGATCTCCCTGCTCAGCGCGATACGAACGATCCACTCCGGTCTTCTTAAAGACCTGTTCATCGATTTCGTCAAGAGCCAAGCGTACGACGACCTCAGCAATCTTCACTTCAAGCTGCTCTTCGTCGGCGCCATGCACTTCATGGATCCCTACAACTTCGATTGCGCACGTGTGCGAAAATGCGTGATCCACTACGGGCTGCCGGACGGGCGCATAATACCGTTCTGCGCCTATAATAACCTCTACCGCAAGGGCAAAATACCAAATTACAAATACCAAAATACAAACAAATCCTAA
- a CDS encoding nucleotidyltransferase — MDKSVHELLATIKAHKHILKERYKVKEIGVFGSFVRSEQTTESDVDILVDFYEVPDLLDFINLERYLQRVLRKKVELVRKPVVRKELRERILNEVVYA, encoded by the coding sequence ATGGATAAAAGCGTACACGAGTTGTTAGCCACCATAAAAGCGCACAAACACATCTTGAAGGAGCGGTACAAGGTAAAAGAGATCGGCGTGTTTGGCTCCTTTGTGCGCAGTGAGCAAACAACCGAAAGCGATGTGGACATACTCGTGGACTTCTATGAAGTGCCTGATCTCCTTGACTTCATCAATCTTGAACGGTACCTCCAGCGGGTGTTGCGGAAGAAGGTAGAGCTGGTACGAAAGCCAGTGGTGCGCAAAGAGCTGCGTGAGCGGATCTTAAACGAGGTCGTATACGCATGA